The Coffea arabica cultivar ET-39 chromosome 2c, Coffea Arabica ET-39 HiFi, whole genome shotgun sequence genome includes the window TATCATGCCTTTTTATTGTAAAAATGTACAGATATTTTACTTAAAATTACATaaggttcaaaaaaaaaaatttatactatTTAGGAAGTGTTGATCTAGCAACCATCCATGTCCCACGTCCAAATGTCATACGgacttttttatcttttcccGGGATCTTTTCTTCGAAGTGACTTAACTGTATTCATTATTGAATGGGGGTGAACGTCTTTCCGGACATGTGTTTATAAACATTACATGGCATGATTAGTGTCAATGGAAGCAGGATTAAGAGGAATCTTATGCTCTTTGACCGTTCTTCTGCAATCTGACTCCTTTCCGCAGGCTACCCCATCCTCCCAAAACAGAAAATGCCCAATTCGCACGCTTTCAAATGTCCTTTCTCTACCCGTATATCAGCTAAAATCAAGTAAAAACGCCAGATTCGTGTACAGCAGGTAAAGGACCCTTTCTTTCTGAGAATATGTTTCCACTACAGTTTTCCGCCTTTTCACATTCCCTTTCCTCGTCGCAATAAATTGATTCCTGcccccaaaaaaacaaaaagggagagaGGGGGAAAAACAGCCCCGCTCTTCCTAGAACTTATGCGCTACTtactagtagtagtattttCTCTACCCTCGTGACATTATCATAATACAAcattaattaagttgtttttgaGGCCGCCCACCAACCAAACGTCCGCTCTAAAACATTGAACCCAACTACCCCATCCCAATGCCCAATAATAAAGTGAAATGCATTCAGGTAAATGAAAATTAAAggaacaaaattttcaactttgttTTTCAGCCCTCGTCTTGATTATGCTATCATTACTTTGACATCCATAATACAAAGACTGTAATAGAACCAAGATACTCCCTccatcccactttgatagtcttgttttcttttttcgtctGTCCGACATtgtagtccagtttccaattgaagaatgtagttgtattttaatttttctaaaatacccttattcaatataagttgttgttactataaacctaccccatttaatgagactttattctttttttaccatcaattcaagttcccgtAAAGTtatactctaattaatgtgagggtattttaggaaaataactatctaaattgattgttctaacaaaattaactatttttgCTTAAAcagtggtaaaaaaaaaattcaggacTATTAAAGTGGGACGGAAAGAATATATATTATTATCTCTCTTCTGATGATTcgtatttttggatttttttttccaccCAAAAGGCCTAAAAAATGTCACGCGAAACGTAAATTCAAGAGAGGTAcgtaaaattgtaaaaatatcaaaagtgCTAAGCGAGTGATATTTTGTCATCAACACCGTATTGAGATTTACCCCCAAGCAAAATTTTGagaacaataaacaagtagagCCAACAAGAAGGAACTAAACGCCGGACAAACCGAAAGGATCCAAGAATAAAAATTTTACGTGGAGGAGAAGATTCCCTTGAAAAAAGCAATAATGGAATCTGGTGGCTGTAAAGGCATGAAACCCCGCATCATCTCCCTTCTTGGAGTCCCAGCACCCAGTCcttttacctttttttctttctttcttggccATTTTTTCCCCTGCATCCCAATTATTACGTTTACTCCCAACGCCACCTTGCAGCGGAAAAATCGCAGCCGatgtcccaaaaaaaaaaaaaaaaaaaaaaggtggatcCCGCTCATCTTCCCAAGATTCCTTCGTCTGATGAAATGCCAAAAATATGCTATGCTATGCTATCCGCTCTGCGTCGTCAATTTTCCCGGCCTAATTCATCTTCCAAGTGTCGCCTATGGCTTCTTCTCCTTTACTCTTCCAGAATCTTTTCTTATCgtctcctctcttttcttttcttttcctttttttttttttttttttgggttgctgGAAGCAAAAGATAACATAAAACCCATCTTCCTTCCTTTGCAAGCTAAAAAAACTGACGACTGACGACTGTTCTGCTGCTCGACGCAATTCAATTTTGAACATAGTATTGATTTAGACGACATATATATTGGTTACCAACAGCAAAAGATCAGTAGTGTAAGACAGATGAAGGTATACAAAGAATAATTTTCGGTTTCTGCAACTTGTAATTTGTGCAACTGAATCTAAACAAAGCttcatcaaatcaaatcaaatctacCTAAACTAAACTAAACTAAACTGCAAGATCTTGCTTGGTGGAGCATCCTCAGTTACGACAGGGTACAATATACTGTATATAAAATGCatagtttttttgttttgttttttttaaggTGAGCGGGAGGATGATTATCCTTGGCTTCACATGACGCAATTTTTAGCTAGGAGatactcacaataaaccatgaAAAACTTCTTGATCCATCCTTTggactttctcttttttttttttttttttggggatgtTACAAGCTGAGTACtttctatatatatttttaattaaatttgtCAATCAAGTAATATTACAAAGTTGGCTAGAATGTAGCTTAGAAGCTTAGGCtaatccatttttttctttagaACCATCAACATTAATGATAACAATAAAATTCGAATAAAAAAAGTTCTAAAtatcttaatttattttttaaagttcaCATTTCTCACGTTGACAGTGGATACATTATCACATGTATGATCAATATAATAAAGTTttaacttatatatatatatatatattaatggaGTTATGCATTTAAAACTACACATGGAATAAGCTAGAACAAAAAaagattaaataaataaataaaggagcTAAAAGATCAGATCAAACACAACTATGACGCtaattattaaattaaaaaagtcTGTGATGCCAGCCAAAGGGACGAATCCACGTGTTGTGAATCAAGTAGATGGACCTCGGCAAAATGTCCCTTTTGCGGGTCAATTGTAATTCTGATCTACCACGGCAAAGATTCGAGCTGCTATGGAATGTGGATTCTTATATTATTCGCATTTTGACCGTATTCTCCGTCTGTTTCAGCGTGGGGATGCATGCTTACATCCACGGCGTTTGTACATATTTATAGTGAAGTACGGAGATTTCTCCATTACCGCGTCATTATAGTCTTTTTGGATGCAAAATAAGGCTAAAAATTAGTGAAGTATGAAGATATATTTGAGAATCGTATCGGTGGTGGGCGATGagtaaaaattttataaacgATTTATAATTTTATAGGCATGCATTAACTTGTGATGGTGATGAAAATCGAATTCAtccaattatttttatttaaaaaaataaagatgtgTAAATTTGGATCGTTGTATTGATAACCTATCACATTATATTAAATTGAAGCGCTCAAACACGCATCCctttacttttaaaattttcgACATATAGGATAGACGAAGGAAACTTATTATTGTTGCGGAGACCAATGAAGAAGGAATTTATGACAATTTATTGTTATATAGTATGCTATTTTTAACGCTTCAAAAGCTTGGTAAAGAACTCCACAAGTGCAGGACAAAGaactaaaaatattttattgtcttgcaagtttctttttcctttttcattatttATGATGGAAATTGGTTAGCAAACAAATTTCTACATAGAACAAGGTAAAGAGATGCATTAAACACAATCAAGACTCGATTATTCTCAATTTGTCATTTTGCGGGGACTCAATTATTCTCTAGTATGCAATATTAATCTTAGTAAttcattaacaaaaataaagaaattttacCGATCACTAGTAAGAATGTAATGtctataaaataaaaagataattaaacagcgtaatttttttttaatgaaaactCACCATccaaatgaataattttttgttttttagtgTCGTGTGGCAATCACGCACGATGAAAATGTTAAAACATCAAGTCACAAACGCCCCACGAGATTCCAAGGAGGGCAATTTAGACTAATTACCCGACTTGGATGGAGGAATCTACCAGAAGATAACCAGAACTGGCTGGGTCAAAACCTCCGACTTTCAtctataattaattaattgcagagtaaaagaattaaaaaaaaaaaaatcctagaaCAATAGAAGAGTATATTACTAGAAAAAGATAAGGAAAAAATATGCGACGACGCGATAGTGGCAATATATAATTCTATCCCAACTTTCTCGCTGTCAAAACCCAGCGTTGCTGTTTTTGAGAATCTTCCCTTCGCCTCtcccctctctcctctctttctcAAGTCTAATCTTCACCGCTCTCTTATATAAACAGAAACCAGATATATATAGATCTTaaacaccatttttttttttaactttccttTTTGTTCAATGTTTTTTAGCTTAAATGCCCACAATCATAATCCAAAGATCTAGATTGAACAGAGGAAAATAGACGATCGATCTCGCATATACATATCGAAACAATACGACTGTGAGTAATTTAATTGGAAAATGGGTTCAATTCCGCCTGAACTGAGCTTGGATTTTCGACCACCTTCAACGGGAACAGTAACAACCACCACCGTTACAGCTGCTGCATCAGAAGAACAGAGTTGTTGTTATGTCCCCAAGACGATCGACGAGCTGGTTGGACAAGTGTCAATGATCGGTAACGTAGCGGAGAAGCTGTTAAAGCTTGATGATTATGTGACGAAacttgaagatgaaatgaagaagatcGATGCTTTCAAACGTGAACTCCCTCTTTGTATGCTCCTCCTCAACGATGGTCGGTTCtcattatcctttttttttaaaattgttttcttttttgattcGTAGATGTCACGGGTCCTCCCTTTTACTCATTCCTTTTCCTTCTGTTTCTGTTTGTGAATTTTAgaaggggagggggggggggggggggggggggggggggaggggaagGAAGAATGAGACTCGAACACTTGTTTTAAGATGAGAAAGAGACACTGCCAAACCATTTCGTTGGATTCTTGATGTCCTTTTGTTGCTAAAATTTTGTGGAGGAAATGAAATGTTTGTCCTGTTTTGATTTCACGAGCTATGTTGGAGATTGGAGGGAATACTGATGACGTTCTGGAGATGGGTTTAGGAGTTTGATGGTTTTGATTGAAGGgtttatgatttatttattaattttggtTTGGGTTTTAGCAGTTCTGAATGACTTTGTGGTTGTTGTGGTTGCAGCAATTAGGACTTTGAAAGAGGAATCGACGAAGTATACGACAATGGATGCTGGACCAGTGTTGGAAGAGTTCATTCCTCTCAAGAAAAATTGTGATGAAGATGAGAAATCGGAAATGGTTGTTGAGACCAGCAAAAAAGATAAGGACTCCAGAGAGAAGATGAGTTGGATGAGTTCTGTGCAGCTCTGGAATAGTGATAACCCTGCCTCCAAAAGTGATTTTGACATTAACGAGGCACattctaaaccagaaaccaaaaAGGTACTTTATTAAATAACTGAATGCATATTGATTATGAAAGGTTCATGTTTGTTATTGTTAACAATATAATATGTTTTGTTTTGGAAATTCAGAGAGTCGTGGAAGCAGAAATCCAGGAGGATTTGTTTGAGTCTTGTAAAAATGGGAGCGTAGCAAGGGCATTTGTGCCTTTCCAGGGGTGTTCTAGTCTACCTGTGATGATAACAAGGAAGGAAAATGAGTATGAATTACCAGGAGTAGTACCTGGGCTTTCGCTTCAAACTCCTGGGACTAAGAAACTAAAGGAGGACATTGGCTCTGGCGGGTTAAATTCGAGAGTTGGTGGCAGCAGAGCTGTTTCTTGTTCTGTATCCAGCGTTCAGTCAAATGTAAGGGCGGCTGTGtctcagcagcagcagcagcaaacTTCTAGAAAGCAAAGAAGGTGTTGGTCACCAGAGTTGCATCGTAGGTTTGTCGATGCCCTGCAGAAGCTTGGAGGTTGTCAAGGTTAGAACTTGAACCCCTTGTTGCTGCTTTTGATGTGATTTAACCCGTAGTTTTGTCAGTGTTTTGTCATTTTGCTGCAACTGTTTTGTGCTGAATGTCAGGACTGAAATCTAGTGATAACATTCGAATACCACCGGGGAAGATCTATGTAAAACAGACAGCTATATTCCGTTTGGATGATGTTGTTTGTCGTTTCTTGATTGCATTACTTCTAGGATGAATGTTGATATTGCTGAAGAGCTACACCACCTGTAAATCATAACTAGAGCACTTCATTAACACACACACCACTGTATTTTGCTGGAATTATGACTAATCCTCGTAGAATTGCCGTTGAGTATCTCTTGCACTTAGATTGTAGATTTTACCAAGTCTTTTGTTGATCACACTCGTGCCTCTAACTTGATTTTTTGGAACCTCTGCAGCTGCTACGCCTAAGCAGATTAGAGAGCTTATGCAAGTCGATGGTCTCACAAATGATGAAGTTAAGAGTCATTTGCAAGTGAGTTTGAAAGTTTAGATACACCTTCTTTTTTTATCAGATTCTAACTTAATTTAGGCCATAAAGATGAAGTGATGCGATTTGTTTGGCTATTATGGTTTCAGAAATATCGACTTCACACTCGAAGACTTCCGACCACTACAGGCACGTCTACAAATCAACCTGTTGTTGTATTAGGAGCTTTATGGCTGCCCCAAGACCAGCAACACGGTGAATCATCAAAGCAGAGCAACTCACATTCTGGTTCTCCTCAGGGGCCCCTGCAGTTAGGTGGTGCCTCTAGAGGCACATCAATGACGGGGGGAGACAgcatggaggatgaagaagatgataaaTCAGAGAGCCACAGTTGTTGGAAAAGTCACATTCGAACATCGCAAAGAACTAATGTATAGAAGATGTCCACCCTAAATTTGCGGATAGAAACAGATACTGTAATGTTTTGCATACATATAAATTGATCTTGAAGAGTGGCtgtaaaattttgcaggaataGATATCCTTTTTTGGCTTTTTGAGTTTTTGGGTGTTCGAGTACGATATTATTGATGTCCATGTTTTGGTGCAAGGAACTCCGCGTATAGTCCATTAGTTGAATTCTGAAGAAAGAAACTCTCTGAATCACTCTGCAGAATATGAGCATTCTATTCTATTATGGATtaacaattcattttttaatagTAATTCCTATTTTATGACGCCACGGTTTCTTTTTGTCCGAGTGATGATGATGGACTCTCTTTATGTAGCTAGCTTGTAGTGTGAAACTGTGTGAATTCTCATCTTCTTCTGTAGTAATCAAATCTTTTAATTCATAGCACATTATTATTAAATAGTAGTTCTAGCAGTAGTGATATTGGTTTATCTTTCAGTTGAAGAAACCCAGGGAGAAGTTTctggtggaaaaaaaaaaggatgccTTTTAAGACTGGGCAAAGACCAAACCTTCAAGTAGCTTTTGTCTTCCACAAGGAAAGGCGTTGGTCCGCCTATATTGCTTGACCGGCAATTTCGCGGTATTATTAAAACGAACAGATTCTCTACTTTGCTGCTCTGTTGATAAATTGACTTTTAAATCAGgaagaaataaacatatgatATGGTCCAAATTTGATTTTCATGTCAATTCTGTCATCAACTTTCTTGCTTGCAGATTCGTTAATTGAGGCCAGGGTGGGGTGAGGAATGCAATCATACGCCCTGAATGGGCTGTGCAGATTCCTAATTTGAATTTAATGATCATTCAAAGTCTTGGGTGTTGGGGAAGCATTATCCAATGTATTATTTTAACCAACCATCATCTATTGTAGGCCAAGATTATAATAATATGATTTGCGACTAACAACGCCCGTTGAGACACATTAATTATTATtagcttgaaaaaaaaaaaaaaaaaaagaatcatcgAATCTTGTTCTAGTTGCTTACCATTTTTTGTCGTAAGATTAAAGTGAACATGCCTTTTTGTGTACAGTTCATTGCAGGTGAGAAAAAATTATGCGACATAATCTTCAGGCCTCAGCCAATTATACCTCAAAAGCTCAAGAGCAGCAGAGCACCCCTCTCGATTCTAATCGGTTCACCGGACCGGGCCAAAGCCGACtggaaggaagttttcaggctCTTTCAAAACTTTTTTGACCGTGCAATCATCGAGTGCTCTCGTCCGGCCACATTCTTTTAAGTCCATCATCCCATCTTCAACTCTTCATAAAGAGCACGAAATTTCCCGACCTCAACATTTTATGGTAACTATCTACTCCTCTCTGCGCGTGTAGTAAACCGTGCGGTTTAAAACGGAGAGAGGCAACCCCCACCAAAGAACCGGTTCTTAATGGGTTAGGTTTTTAAATCATCTTTGGCAAACTGCAGTACTAATCTGTTGATGTTGTGCTTATCCATTCCAGACCAGATTGATGACAAAAAAAGCAGTCCCTTTCGATTTCACGAGACGAATAATAGCCGAAGAATCTTATAGACAGGAATATCACGAGAGATCCCACCTTGACAGTGCCCTTTTTACTGCACTACAATATTGGTTTTACAGTAGTAAAGTGTTAAAGAGTCTAGTAGGACGGTAAACGAGTtaaatcgagtcgagttttggcctaatcaagtcgagtctcgacataattttttgaactcgagctcgacaaGCTGACAATTTCAAGTTCGAggtcgaaaaaaataaaaaataaatattttattttaaaaaaaataaataaaataattttttttaataaataataaaatattaaggatatatatatgtaattttattattaaaatttaaaaaaaataaaaacatatatatacttaaaataaaaaataaaaaaatatatatattcgaGCTCGCGAGCCGACGAGAttaatattttgaactcgagttcgagctcaattTCAATTCGAGCTTGACTCGACCGCTCACGAACGGCTCAATTCATTTGGAGCCCTAAGAGGCGGTTTGGATAATGGATTAATAATTTGAAAAGATGGAACCGTCCATTGATTGGCTCCTCCTAGCGGCTGCTAATCCTCCACTAGTGAGCAGTGAGATATTCGCTTGGATTCGTTGCGTCTTCAACTCAACTGCTCCTGTCTTTTCTTCtagttcttattattattatatttatggATGCCCAGGAGGGCGAACATACGCAGAGATTTGGCTGGACAAAGTTCATTAATTGTTCTGCTAcatgcataaaaaaaaaaaatactagtgGGTGGGATAGATAGCTTCTTGTTGTTAGTTGTTACTGCTCCACCGTACCTTGAAGCTTCCTTATGCACattttaaaatggaatgaaataatTTATTGATTGCGAATGTGCTTTGTAATTATGAATAAAAACAATTTGATTCTTTGTAATTGTAAATCTTTTCCCCTCCAAACGTTAACATTCTGCACCTACACTTATTCTTATAGCGTGGAGGGATTAACGGGGGGAAGGAAGTCATGAATTCCTTGCGAAGGATGCTATCAAGGGCAATACTactaatttttttgtaaaatttttttttcaagtgtaAGTAGAAGAATTTGATTTCAAAATTCCATACTTACACTCTCTTATTTCATATCGTCCCATCCGTCCCTCTCTCTCCCAAGGACGATATTGCTAATATTGCCAGTTCAGGATCCTTTGACTCATCAGGTATCAGTTTTTGTCCCGCTTGATTAGCAAGTAATATACTACGATGTTTTCGTGGACATAATTATGTAACGAGACAcctaaaaatatctctaataatcaCTAAATGGTGTGTGAAAGGATGTCACACTCAATCCTCCGGATTACAAACTTTTGACATCTTCTCAAGTTGTTCAAATTAGTTCTTTTTtctattccaattttttttttttttttttttttgcaggaaAAGGATAGTACGTACGAGAATCGTTGACGATGCCTTATTGCTCCATAACAGCCAGCCGAACGTGGAAGAATTTTGACGAAGTTGGGAGCTGGTGCATGATCTTTAAGTTTTGGTTCGATTCTTCCTCAGGCACCCCATCAACACAGGTCTACGTGCCTTATCTTGAAGTCTTGATTCGCATCTCCGGCTATTGCTTGATAAGCAAACAAGCGACGCATACATACGCACGTACGAGTTGGACCGCTTCCTCATTTGTCAGTTTCGATtggaaggaaaaagagagagaacatGCAAAGGCtaatgcattttgattttgctcctccttttccttcttttctttcttgtttggaTCTTTTGATGCAAGGCATAATACATTTGCTAGAATCTTCGAGTCAAGGCGAGAGCAAAAGATCTTGGCATGACAAGACGAATCCCGTATTAAAAACTGGTGGGAGAGCAACTATTGAAATGTAGTACAACTGACTGATTAGTTTGGAGGATGTTGTATTGCTCATGTAAATCATGTATATTTTCTGTACTATTTGCTAGTCTCATTGTCGAAAAATCTCGACGCAACACAAAAGGCTACAGTAAAAATGAGACCCTCCTTTGTCTCTGGTTTGTCACTTTGCAGTGAAGAAGATTGCTGCTTTGCTTCATTTCAACCGTTGACATTGACCGCAAAGCGCTTTTATACAGTTTGTACTCGGAAAGTTCATTGTAAAATTTCTACCAACCACTATCATGTCTAAAGAATCAAATTCAGTAATTTCTATCATGTCTTGAGAAacctttttgaaatttttgtaaaaaatttattataataatataatatatatatatatatataaaagacaaaaaatataattaaaaactATTTCAAAAAAAAGTCCGATTGTCACCAAAACTGACAATCAAACAGGACCTTTGGCTATCATTATTGTGTCCAAGAACAATCGGCACTCAGTCTCAGTGCTAATCTGTCTTCACTTTCACATTCTACAGTCACCTGGTCTTCCTCAGGGTTTGCTCTCCGTTTCTAAATTGGTatcttagttttttttaaagTGTGTGTGATATAAAGGTATCAATCGGGCTTTTTTCGGCGAGCTTTAGTAAGCTCAATTTCGACATACAAATTTAGAGATTTTTGGATTCAAACTTTTGGATTTCGGATTCATATTATTAAAAGGTTCGGTTCACGTTTAGTGCACACTATTATATGAGTTTTGAGCTCAAATTAGATTTGATTCAAACTCATCATTAAATacataatttatataaatttatatataaattattaacattTTAGACCGTAATATGTATAATTATCGGTTATAgatattattttacatataCAAGTATACTCATATATTAATCGGACTTTAATCAGGTCTGAATCTAGTATGATTCAAAATCGACTCAAATTTAATATTTAGACTCAAACTCTACTTGATTCAATTAAAGTTTATAAGCTTTTTCAGatcaaacgagtcgagttcggGCTAACCGAGCTCCGTTCACCGTCCTAAAGTGGTGTCTTAGTTAATTGACTTGTACGAAAAAAGATGGATCGGTATTCGTATTCAAGATGATTACTTTTTCATCCCCTTCATCCATTGATTACTCATGTATTGGCAAATTGGTTGGCCCAAGGAACATGTACCAGAAAGTACGTTTCGCCTTGGAAACATGGTCCGATCGTAAGGTTGGTCTGGCAAAGTGTTTCACGTATACTTTTCATTGAGACCACCTACTAATTAGCCGAACAAGATAATggtacctttttttttggtcaaatatcAACTTCAATATATGGAAGATAATGGTACTTGCAAAAGCACCTTTTGTGTAGAACAAGTGACACCACAGAATACTCGAGTTTATGGGTGGAAAGTTAaggatttaaat containing:
- the LOC113726395 gene encoding transcription factor HHO2-like, with the translated sequence MGSIPPELSLDFRPPSTGTVTTTTVTAAASEEQSCCYVPKTIDELVGQVSMIGNVAEKLLKLDDYVTKLEDEMKKIDAFKRELPLCMLLLNDAIRTLKEESTKYTTMDAGPVLEEFIPLKKNCDEDEKSEMVVETSKKDKDSREKMSWMSSVQLWNSDNPASKSDFDINEAHSKPETKKRVVEAEIQEDLFESCKNGSVARAFVPFQGCSSLPVMITRKENEYELPGVVPGLSLQTPGTKKLKEDIGSGGLNSRVGGSRAVSCSVSSVQSNVRAAVSQQQQQQTSRKQRRCWSPELHRRFVDALQKLGGCQAATPKQIRELMQVDGLTNDEVKSHLQKYRLHTRRLPTTTGTSTNQPVVVLGALWLPQDQQHGESSKQSNSHSGSPQGPLQLGGASRGTSMTGGDSMEDEEDDKSESHSCWKSHIRTSQRTNV